In the Methylophilus sp. 5 genome, one interval contains:
- a CDS encoding PepSY domain-containing protein, with product MQMKASLLAAALCGLLSGQAFADHETIKPKAYDSLGKCVKAALSKHDGKIVKVEAKSERKHLVYEFDIESKDGTAWDIECDAKTGKVTEIEQEVTADNEKFKALAKVTEEEAKATALAAHPGKVVEVEYELESDGKASYEFDILEADNEEVKVEVDATTGKIVETSYEVYQIGQE from the coding sequence ATGCAAATGAAAGCGTCATTACTGGCAGCCGCATTGTGCGGTTTGTTATCCGGTCAAGCATTCGCTGACCACGAAACCATTAAACCAAAAGCTTATGATAGCCTGGGCAAATGCGTAAAAGCAGCTTTGTCCAAGCACGACGGCAAAATTGTTAAAGTTGAAGCCAAGTCAGAGCGCAAGCACCTGGTATATGAGTTTGATATTGAGTCTAAAGACGGCACCGCTTGGGACATCGAGTGCGATGCCAAAACAGGCAAAGTAACTGAAATTGAGCAAGAAGTAACTGCTGACAACGAAAAATTTAAAGCATTAGCCAAAGTGACTGAAGAAGAAGCCAAAGCGACTGCCCTGGCTGCACACCCAGGTAAAGTGGTTGAAGTTGAGTATGAGTTAGAGTCAGATGGTAAAGCGTCTTACGAGTTTGACATTCTGGAAGCAGATAACGAAGAAGTTAAAGTTGAAGTAGATGCAACGACCGGCAAAATTGTAGAAACCAGCTACGAAGTGTATCAAATCGGTCAAGAGTAA